The DNA window TTTGGGAAAGCTCTGCTTCGAAATTATTAGCTCATAACGATGAGTGCTTTTTGTATTCCCACTTTTTTCATTGTCCCCCCCCCACATATAACCCCAACAACACGTAAAAAAAGTTTCAtggtttattgtttctCCGATACACAAAAACCGCACACTATGCAGAACAATGCCAAATCCCCCACGAAGCAAGGTTGTTGCAAATTCCAAATCGTTTTATAGTTTCGTCATCTTAACCAATTAGCCAACTAACTCATCTTCCTCTACATATTagtaattttatttaataacaacaatagaaaAAGTATAAAAATGCAAACAAATCTCCATAAATAAGATTTGTATTCGttttccaaaatatttttctatAAGATCTTTTCTGATAAGATTTAATTAGGCTCTACtacttttattatttcattCCGTTTCCACAGTGCTTGAAACTTTTGCTTTATTTacatttgaaaattaatCCTTCGACACATTTATTTATCTGATAATTACCATTACTATCCTCATTGAAAATGTCTACTGTCAAACCAACAACGTCACATGTTGAGTCAGACATCATAAACAAACCCGAATCTGACCATGTCGaaataagaaaatcaaatatttctgAATCAGATCTTGGAGTTGAAGAAATAAgtgatttgaaatatataaatcttCCACCACTGTTGCAACATATGAcacaagaagaattaagAGCATTGGACAAGAAAACCACCAGAAAAATCGATTTGAGATTGATGCCAATGTTAATTTTcatatatattttgaaCTATTTAGATAGAAACAATTTGGCCAGTGCCAGATTAGGTGGTTTAGAAAAAGATATTGGTTTGGTTGGTAACCAATATCAAATCTGTATTTCTATCTTATTTGTTGGTTACATTCTTTTCCAAGTTCCTTCCAATATGTTATTGAACAAAATGGGTCGTCCATCAATCTATCTTTCTGTTGTCATGACTATATGGGGTGCTATTTCTACTGCCACAGGTGCCGTTCAAAGTTTTGGTGGGTTGCTTGCCGTTCGTGTTTTGCTTGGTGTTGTCGAATCTGCATTTTTCCCTGGTGctttaatgattttgtcAAGTTGGTACGATAAAAAAACACTTGCCTCCAGAAATTCTATTTTATATGCTGGGCTGTTGATTAGTTCTGCTTTTAGTGGTTTGATTGCAGCTggtattttgaaaatggaCGGCTTGGGTGGTGTTGAAGGTTGGAGATATCTTTTCATCATTGAAGGTGGTATCACTGTTCTCACTGTCCCATTTGCTTACTTTATTTTACCAGATAACCCTTCAAATACCAAGTTCTTGAgtcaagaagaaaaggaTATCATTATGTGGAAATTGAAGAGAGATCTTGGAAATGTCGATGATTCCGATGAAACAGCCCAAGAATCAGAAATGCAAGGGTTTATTCATGCATGCAAAGACATTAAAGTTTGGCTTTTGTGTGCCATTCACCTGTTCTTGGTTGCTGCTTGTGGTGTCACTAATTTCTTCCCATCAGTGGTGCAAACTTTGAATTTCGATAGAACTACTACTTTATGTTTGACTGCTCCTCCATATGTTATTGCTGTTATTGCAACCTATGTTTGGGCTAGACATGCAGATAATTCTGGAGAAAGATTCTACCATGTTACTATTCCATTGGTGTTATCCTTGGTTGCGTTTATCATTGCTGCTGCTTCTTTAAACATCGGTGCTCGTTACTTTAGTATGTGTTTGATGATTCCTTCACTTTATTGTGCATTCGTTGTTATTCTTACCTGGATCTCCAACTGTTGTCCAAGACCACCAGCTAAACGTGCTGCTGCTATTGCCATAGTCAACTGTTTGAGTAACTCCACTTCAATCTGGAACGCTTACTTGTACCCATCAGGAGATGCTCCACGTTACTTAGTTGCATTTTGCTGCAATTCGGCTTTCATTgttctttcaattcttttcgCCGTTGGTTTGAGAATAAGATTAACCGTTTTGaacaaaagaattgaaagagGCACCATGGACTGGCAAAAGGAATTGGGTAAAGGTAATGATGGGTCAAAGATTTCTCCTGACTTTAGATTCTTATACTAAAAGTTGCACAGGTTGTAATATAGGCTTTTAAAAAAGTACATAATAATGTTAACATgtaaaatatattcaattgcATTGACTATAGTAACAAAATATTGAGGTGTTGTAGGAATGGAAATGTATTTCAAGCTACTTGAAGCAGAGAAAATTTTGGTTAGATGCTGTCGTGTAGTAGATACACTTTGACTGATTATCCCTTACTAACTTAAACGAAATACAAGATCAGGGTAAATTAGTTCTAGAGAGCAATTCTGTTGTAATGTAATACATACATGGTgtattttaaatttttaattaaaggTCTTTGAATGTGGAAAACTTTGTTTATGGTTGTTTAATATGCAAAGCTCTTACATTGATATACCAAATCTTTAAAGACTAAATACTCAATACGTACTTAAAATAATTGTCTGTAGCATTATTCTAATATTTAATCACATATACAACCATATTATAGACAAATATTTCTAAAGCAAAAGATAtcattcttctttttgtaaTACCATTTCCTGCTGATACAAATAGGGAGATAATCGTTTCAATTCCTTTTCACTGATTTCCTTGTCAAGATAATTATTCAACCGaacaatataatattttttaccCTCTTTAATAGAGTGTGACCGAACTTCAACAATCTTGTCAGGTGCAAAACGCTCATATTTTAAAGGCATAGTTGTGAATATCAGGAGTTTGGACTTAGTGATCTATTGATTGAGAGATGACAAATTCTTGGTATCTTCTGTTGATATTTATACATTATCAATCGAGTACACCAAATAGGTCATTACATCTTATTTTTAGGTTTATTGTCTCTAGCTTTAACCAATTCATGCTTCTAGGGGCGGGTCATTTTATAAAGTTCAAAGCAATAAAGTTTATGATAACTTGAGAATAATGACTTTAAAGTTGGTAATGAAACTAttatgatttaataattctcgATTGTCTCAATTACTAGATACATGtgtttatcaaattataaaGTGAAAACCCAAGCTCGAAGTTTAAGACTGACCAAGCAAAATCCTTGAAAGAACTAATCCTGGAAATGCCTTCGAGACCCCCCATCTGTATTATATCTTGATAGTactaaattaaattgaaaagtcACAACAATCTAGTTAATCATGTATTtctattgaaattaaagaacTAATAAAGTTTATTCACAACTGAAACTATAACTCCGTATACTAAATTATATTCATGTCTATTTTGATGGAGCTTGTCTGGCCTTTAATTTAGCATACAGCTTTGGAGCAGCTAGTTTAAACTCTTCTTCGGACATTTCCCtaaccaattgatttttcataCGAATCACAACAATAGTTTCCCCGTGTTCACCTGATCTTGTCAGAATATCAGAAATTCTGTGGGGTGATAAATCTTTTTCCTCTGACAGCATgacaatagtaataatttgatttagtgtatttgtttgtttttgatgaGAGATTGATATACAAAAATATGATCTGTTTTGTTTCCCCCCTCAACTTGTACCactatatatatgttaATAAAAGATTATACTTCTATTTAAATTTAGACAATGCCAATAACAAGCAatgataattattcaaCTTTGTTAagttaatttttttttattgcaACATGAATTTTAAAGGGTACgtcatcaatatttttcaaaccTTTTAAAATGATCAAGAATCAAAGTTGAGAATGACCAGAAGGTTAATGGTTTAGACTTTAACTTAACTTAACTTAACTTGCATAGTTTGGACAAACTTAAAGACTTAAGCTTGATGTAATTTTCCATTTCTGTATTATAACTTCAAGAATTGGGAGACAAAGTTAACATAAGAAAGGATATACTGAGAATTGCAAGGGTCTTCTGATGAATACTTGTCTATGTAAAAATATTCTTTCTACACGTGGTAGCATTTCTACTTTACATCAAAGTCAATTTTAACCAGCTACTACAAATAGTGTGatagaataataattggaTTTTCAACATTCAAAGCTAGATACACATATTCTAAACAACTATAGAAGGTTTATTTATCTGGATACACATAAATTTGTAAGCATCACCAATTTCACAAAgacaaaaatataaatcgctcaattctttttctttcttgctTCCTTTTTTTCCCTTTCTCTAAGGGCTTTGTAATCAGCATACTCAGAAGGATATTTTTCCTTCAATTCTGGTAAAGTCATTTTCATAACTTTATCACCATTTTTCAGATCAGCCACATAAACAGTTGCATTATTCTCTGTATTATGGTACTCAACACTAGCAGGTACTCTTGGTCTGGAAAATGGCATTGTAGGAgattcttttaaaaaaaaattgttgaattataGGGATTCGCCTTGATTATCTAATGATATGCAAGTGAAAATCTGTATTCtatgatattattttttgaatttgggTGATGTTTCTGTAtctatttatatattatcatGAAGTTGATCAGTTACATAAGTGAAGAAGAATGGTGTTTAAGCTTTACTTTATCTAATTCTATAGTTCTATTGCATAGTAGAACATAGTTGTATAGGAAGAAAGCAATAGACCTCTGTAAAAACAACTCAACATAATATTCTCCTTGAAAAAAGTTCAATCGTAATAAGAAATGCTTATTTTACACGCAAAACTCTATTGTACTTGATAAAGCAAAATCCTTAATTCTAGTGTTCATTAAAGCTGATTGAAAAGTGCAACTACAGAATCTTATGATGACGACTGAGTACCATACAAATTCTATTCAAAATCTACAAGAGGATTAAAAGTTAGTTAATATAAATACAGAAAAACCAATTACATTCTTTGTTTCACTATTCATAAGATTATTTCACATTTCACATTTGACATTTTGTATTAGTTTATTTGGTAGCATCTTAATGAATAtagccaaaaaaaaaaagcccTTAATTACACCACATCacaatttggaaaataaCATGACTAATTTACAATCAGAAACTATAGATTATTGTATAAACAACCTAAGTATATAGAAGAAGTCTATAATAAAATGCTACTTAGCATGTTATACACATtatgaaaatttgaaaagtGTAATAATTAAATGCATTTCCCATTACGGAATCTTTTATCGGCTTTAATTTTTGCATATAATTTCGGTGCTGCTCTTTGCAATTGTGTTTCAGTCACTTCTCTAATTAAATAGTTATTAAACCGAACTATGAAAAACGTTAAACCATTTCTACTTGTCTGGGTTCTaacttcaacaattttatttggtGGTAAATGTGGGAATTCTAAGGGCATCATAAGCAACAGTAATTGAGATTTTGAAATGAGTGGATTATTTGGATGTGTTAACTCTAAACAATGGATTAAATTctgttcttcttcctcaTGCTCGTGCTAGtacttatatatatatatatatatatatatatatattattgtaCAATTATTCTATCTTTCTACTTCTTGTTCAATATGGGTACATAATGTGACAAGTAACATATTTCTGCAATGTATAAGCTTCGTGATTGCTAAAGTAGCACCACTTTATTTTAGATAGATGTATTAATTTGAAGCCTCGTCTCAAAATCAGTTAAAATAAGATTAAAATGTATTCAGACCTTTGAgatttccaattcttttgtaatccataataattcatttccCTTTAGAATTGAACTCtttctgaaaaaaaaaaaaaagaatgttGCAAATTTGCAACCGGGATTTTACTTCCCATAATTCGTCAAGCTATGGTAATTATAATCCTTCCACATAATGAATGTAATTCACcctagtagtagtattcCCAACAAATTAACAATCAGATTTGTTGAGAAAAGTCTAAAACTCACTAAcaagtttttcttttgctCCCTTTCTGTTTTCTCAAGGGGAACAATTATGCCAGTATTATATTAGTTTTTAACTTTAAAATCATATAAACATACATAGGGTAGGAATTTGGATTTTTAAAAtagtttcaaattttaaaaatttaccTCGCCTTTACTGATATTACGTATagtttaataattcatttaaaacaatacaTAAACATGGTACTATATAGACTTAAACTTGAACTTCAATATTTCAGctttttttcaatgattCCATGGCTTCAcgaattaaataattacCCTTTGGATCTAAATTCAAAGCAACTGTGAATTCTTTAATCGccaaaaatttatcattttgtaaattataCAATTGTCCTAATAAGAAATGGACACTTGCTTCATTAGGAgctaaatttttcaatatttcgaaatttttcaatgccaacagataatttttcaaactaaaatataattgacccaatttaaaaattggtAATGGATTTAATGGTTGTAATTTATGGGCTAATTCGTATTGTTTAATGGCTAAAGTTcgtttattcaatttttccaacaccataccacaacaacaaatcaaaattatattgattgGATTAATAGAAATCGCTTTACGGAAATGATAATCGGCTTTCTCATAATCACCAAGATTGATATAGATCATACCTAAACCATACAAGGCATTATAATGACGAGgatctaataataaactgATCCGGAAATTCTCTAATGCCATTTcataattatcattactAAAATATTCATGACCTTTTAATGTGTAAGCATaagtaaattttttatccAATTTAATTGCTCTATTGAAACATTTGATTGATTCATTGGGTTCATggattaatgaaaataaattaccTATAACACACCAAGTGATGGCAGCATTAGGTTGTAAATCATGTAATTCATTGGCTAAATAAGTCAATTCTActtttttattcaaatgCCACAATAACGTCAGATAATATTCCATATCTTGTAAACGAGTGCGGTCCAATCTTCTTAATTTAGTGAAATAAAATTCCGATTGAGGATaattaacaatttcataatGTAATCTCCCTAATTTACTCAAAACCCACGGTGTATTTTTCtcaaattcattcaaaGACGTTTCCAACATTCTTATGGCTTTGTAGCAATCATACTTGCACATGCTTCGATAACTCTTCcctaaattcaaatataattgTAAAAGGTgtttttcacttttttcaatctctTTGGTGATTATGATAGAGGACGATGAAGATCGTGAAGATGCCGAGGCAGTAGAAGATGACGTTGCTGGTGATGTTGCACCACCTATTcctgaaattgaatttgcaGTTGAATTAGATGCTGAAGTGCCCTGTTGATACATTGGATCTAATGTTGCCGAGTTATTCCGTTTCAAATTTCTCTTTTTGGGTGTTTCCATCTGTGAAGATCctgtttgttgttgttgttgttgttgttgctggtggtgatggtgatggtgatggttTTGCGGTTGAGAAATTAATCTTGACGTTATTCTTGAATAAGTGCTTTGACTCTTTCTTTTATCATCGGGGTAATTAGGTTTGGTAAACTCAAAATCATGATTGGTATTGctattatttgttgtacTAGCCGTGGCAGCGGTAGCAGCTGCAGCTGCAGCAGCAATAGAATTAGGATTATTGGTATGACCAGTACCACCGCCattgtttgaatttgtATTCACTGTTGATCCattgtttaaatttgatttgcgTAATGGGGCATCAGAACTTGTACTAGCATTCGTAGTTTTCACTCTTggtgttgaaaaattaaattcgTCAACATGAATAGATGGGGTTAGTTTTGAGTTGAATGATCTATCAGTAAATGGATTCGTTAAATCAGGTATTGTTGGACCTTCATTGTTTGCATGTGAGTTTGCATTTGCACTTGTGAATgcattattaatattatttttactatatggttgatgttgaaatttgaaaattgatttgaccCTAATATTAACTCCCAATTTAcataatttttgaaatgcttcaaaatcaaattgatttaatttcaaacaTAAAGTATAATTCATACAGCTATTCTTCAAATCATTTACCTCCCGATATAAATCACCCAATATATGATAAATCAGTGATATATCTGAACTGATGTTACGATTGTATtcataattgaatttattaaatcggtcattgttgttgcttgTGTTTGTGCCAGAAAATTTAGACGtgttattagtattatttatatcGTGATATTTCTtagttttaattaaatgaaatattccttctttgaatttattcaattttaagCAACATTTACCATAAAGAAATGAACAACTTAAATGATGATCAAACTTTTTCAAGTTACTCAATTTAAAATAACaagttttatatttatcttGTCGGTATAAAACAAGACAATATAAATACATTGAGTCTAAAAAGTCATCGCTTTCTTCAtctctttgttgttgttgttgttgttgttgttgttgttggtggtgattCTGCTGTTGTGATATCTGTTGGTCACGTTGTTGTTCCATTAAAGCTAATAATCTTTCACTGGCAAATTCGGCATTCTGATAATTCAATGTATctaatgaatgaatgataATCGATCttaaatattgttgaatatatttGGGGTTAGCGCTAGAATTAGTTTCATCTTGGAAAAGAGTAGGACCTAATATTCTTGctgttgatgatgacgtGGTTGTTGCTCCTGCTCCTGCTGCTGAGGTCGATCTTGATCTTGATCCTGATCTTCCTCCTGCTCCGGTTGTAGTAGAATGCATTAGATTATAGTTAGTGAGTTATAGATTTCCCCGACTTTTggatttgtattttttttattgatgtTCGTTTATTTATTGCTTATCAGTTGATCAGTTTGGTTAATGTATTCGTTTTGTATTTGCgtttgaaattgtttctgcttttgtttttgttttcgttttttgtttcctgtttttagtttttatccttttaaatatttttccgTTCTAACCACTGTTTGAACGAGAAGAGAAAAACCGGCTGACTCGCCGTATTCACGGTTGGGGGACGCGGCGACAACAAAAGTAATCACGACATAAATTCATACAGAAGAAGTTTCTCTGAATATCAACGAGACGAGATTCAACAAAGACCTAATATTATTAGGCATAGTGTGTAATATACTCTATGAGGTTTATTAACTGCTAACAAAAGGGAAATCGTTACACAATACTGAAGATATGTTTGAAATTGCTCAATTGTTCAACATTTCAACGAAACAGAAAATCTTTGAGATCACACAATAAAACCAATGTGCTTAGCTAtgtgtatatatatcattGGTAAACAGGACGACTTTGCTACCTAAAATCTCTTCTAGGTCTTTTATTATGATATGCAATATATCGAATCTCATAGGGACTTTTCACGAGGAAACAACTAATCTATTAACCGAACAATAAACTTGTCAATGCAATCGGTCCTACTTCTACCAAACAACACTTTCATTTATATTAAAGCAATATAATTGAGgtcatttatttaattatataaaattaattattagattttat is part of the Candida dubliniensis CD36 chromosome R, complete sequence genome and encodes:
- a CDS encoding permease of the major facilitator superfamily, putative, giving the protein MSTVKPTTSHVESDIINKPESDHVEIRKSNISESDLGVEEISDLKYINLPPSLQHMTQEELRALDKKTTRKIDLRLMPMLIFIYILNYLDRNNLASARLGGLEKDIGLVGNQYQICISILFVGYILFQVPSNMLLNKMGRPSIYLSVVMTIWGAISTATGAVQSFGGLLAVRVLLGVVESAFFPGALMILSSWYDKKTLASRNSILYAGSLISSAFSGLIAAGILKMDGLGGVEGWRYLFIIEGGITVLTVPFAYFILPDNPSNTKFLSQEEKDIIMWKLKRDLGNVDDSDETAQESEMQGFIHACKDIKVWLLCAIHSFLVAACGVTNFFPSVVQTLNFDRTTTLCLTAPPYVIAVIATYVWARHADNSGERFYHVTIPLVLSLVAFIIAAASLNIGARYFSMCLMIPSLYCAFVVILTWISNCCPRPPAKRAAAIAIVNCLSNSTSIWNAYLYPSGDAPRYLVAFCCNSAFIVLSILFAVGLRIRLTVLNKRIERGTMDWQKELGKGNDGSKISPDFRFLY
- a CDS encoding anaphase-promoting complex subunit, putative (Similar to S. cerevisiae CDC27), which translates into the protein MHSTTTGAGGRSGSRSRSTSAAGAGATTTSSSTARILGPTLFQDETNSSANPKYIQQYLRSIIIHSLDTLNYQNAEFASERLLALMEQQRDQQISQQQNHHQQQQQQQQQQQRDEESDDFLDSMYLYCLVLYRQDKYKTCYFKLSNLKKFDHHLSCSFLYGKCCLKLNKFKEGIFHLIKTKKYHDINNTNNTSKFSGTNTSNNNDRFNKFNYEYNRNISSDISSIYHILGDLYREVNDLKNSCMNYTLCLKLNQFDFEAFQKLCKLGVNIRVKSIFKFQHQPYSKNNINNAFTSANANSHANNEGPTIPDLTNPFTDRSFNSKLTPSIHVDEFNFSTPRVKTTNASTSSDAPLRKSNLNNGSTVNTNSNNGGGTGHTNNPNSIAAAAAAATAATASTTNNSNTNHDFEFTKPNYPDDKRKSQSTYSRITSRLISQPQNHHHHHHHQQQQQQQQQTGSSQMETPKKRNLKRNNSATLDPMYQQGTSASNSTANSISGIGGATSPATSSSTASASSRSSSSSIIITKEIEKSEKHLLQLYLNLGKSYRSMCKYDCYKAIRMLETSLNEFEKNTPWVLSKLGRLHYEIVNYPQSEFYFTKLRRLDRTRLQDMEYYSTLLWHLNKKVELTYLANELHDLQPNAAITWCVIGNLFSLIHEPNESIKCFNRAIKLDKKFTYAYTLKGHEYFSNDNYEMALENFRISLLLDPRHYNALYGLGMIYINLGDYEKADYHFRKAISINPINIILICCCGMVLEKLNKRTLAIKQYELAHKLQPLNPLPIFKLGQLYFSLKNYSLALKNFEILKNLAPNEASVHFLLGQLYNLQNDKFLAIKEFTVALNLDPKGNYLIREAMESLKKS